Proteins from a genomic interval of Gadus macrocephalus chromosome 2, ASM3116895v1:
- the LOC132452807 gene encoding histone H2A produces the protein MSGRGKTGGKARAKAKTRSSRAGLQFPVGRVHRLLRKGNYAHRVGAGAPVYLAAVLEYLTAEILELAGNAARDNKKTRIIPRHLQLAVRNDEELNKLLGGVTIAQGGVLPNIQAVLLPKKTEKPAKK, from the coding sequence ATGTCTGGAAGAGGTAAGACCGGAGGAAAAGCGAGAGCCAAGGCTAAGACCAGGTCATCCCGTGCCGGGCTCCAGTTCCCAGTAGGCCGTGTCCACAGACTTCTTCGCAAGGGAAACTATGCTCATCGCGTCGGTGCCGGAGCTCCAGTCTACCTGGCTGCCGTGCTTGAGTATCTGACCGCTGAGATCCTGGAGTTGGCCGGTAACGCCGCCCGTGACAACAAGAAGACCCGCATCATCCCCCGCCATCTGCAGCTGGCCGTGCGAAACGACGAAGAGCTCAACAAACTCCTCGGTGGAGTGACCATCGCTCAGGGCGGTGTGCTGCCTAACATCCAGGCCGTCCTTCTGCCCAAGAAGACCGAGAAGCCCGCCAAGAAGTAA